The Halichondria panicea chromosome 14, odHalPani1.1, whole genome shotgun sequence genome contains a region encoding:
- the LOC135347338 gene encoding transmembrane protein 138-like, translated as MVLLNSGYTIILTLQLLLLLVDLVCNSFSILLGQNTIVLLVLYMVQDIALVFSIILLFVAFFSTFAFKAGLISSLIKKFSASLLIGLLYLSLTVAYQIWNLAVRWEQPIMYHWTEGLQAVYVLQKLIAVIFYYFYKRAALRLGDNKYYEDSEWMRKQLNAR; from the coding sequence ATGGTGTTACTTAATTCTGGCTATACGATCATCCTCACGCTTCAACTACTGCTTCTACTGGTGGACCTGGTCTGTAACTCATTCTCAATCCTACTGGGACAGAACACAATCGTTCTGTTAGTCCTCTACATGGTACAAGATATTGCCCTCGTCTTCTCCATCATTCTCCTATTTGTTGCCTTCTTTAGCACGTTCGCATTCAAGGCTGGACTAATTTCAAGTCTCATCAAGAAATTCTCTGCGTCTCTACTCATTGGACTACTGTACCTGTCGCTAACGGTTGCATACCAAATATGGAATTTAGCCGTAAGGTGGGAGCAGCCCATCATGTACCATTGGACTGAGGGTCTTCAAGCTGTGTACGTACTTCAGAAGCTTATAGCGGTGATATTCTACTACTTCTACAAACGAGCCGCCCTGAGGCTAGGTGATAACAAATATTACGAGGACTCAGAGTGGATGAGAAAACAATTGAATGCTAGATAG